From the Nocardiopsis changdeensis genome, one window contains:
- a CDS encoding PucR family transcriptional regulator yields the protein MDEEHRGADGIALGTVLARRDLGLRPVVEAGDPAVTWAVSSELADPTPYLRGGELLLTAGSGLPADGAGVRAYVAALVETGVAALGFGVTPVHDAVPAALAEQCRLHGLPLFEVPRPTPFAAVARAVAEALEEVRLRDLRRLGEAHRDMARAVSAPDPAERVLRVLASALDAWALVLGPGGSVAFSAPGAPEDPGPEAAELLGRLTAPAGPRSAKTRLAGDEVFWHTVGTPPREYGVLLVGRPEPLGLTDRAVLRTATALLDLVARTAPAPPPVPGALIAALLLDGGPGGAAAPLLSELAGDPSADRYRVLRAAPAGTGRPAPPPLPTAVAGALPDGTLRAVLADRGADAHRADLDGLALYGWTGAVGDPVPPGDLPGADRRAAALLDRARAAGTPLLWEEGTDPFAELLDPAAADALARRVLGPLAGRDDTARMLRGTLRAWLTRHGGWDRAAADLGVHRNSVRYRIGRIERELGVDLGDPEQRMRLWFALTRLPGG from the coding sequence GTGGACGAGGAGCACCGCGGGGCCGACGGCATCGCGCTGGGCACCGTGCTGGCCCGTCGCGACCTGGGCCTGCGCCCGGTCGTGGAGGCAGGGGACCCGGCGGTGACCTGGGCGGTGTCCAGCGAACTGGCCGACCCCACCCCCTACCTGCGCGGCGGCGAGCTGCTGCTGACGGCCGGCAGCGGGCTGCCCGCGGACGGGGCCGGGGTCCGCGCCTACGTGGCCGCCCTGGTGGAGACCGGGGTGGCCGCCCTCGGGTTCGGCGTCACCCCGGTCCACGACGCCGTCCCGGCCGCCTTGGCGGAGCAGTGCCGCCTGCACGGGCTCCCCCTGTTCGAGGTGCCCCGCCCCACCCCCTTCGCCGCCGTGGCCCGGGCCGTCGCCGAGGCGCTGGAGGAGGTGCGGCTGCGCGACCTGCGCCGCCTGGGCGAGGCCCACCGCGACATGGCCCGCGCCGTCTCCGCCCCCGACCCGGCCGAGCGCGTCCTGCGGGTGCTGGCCTCGGCCCTGGACGCCTGGGCCCTGGTCCTGGGGCCGGGCGGGTCGGTGGCGTTCTCCGCCCCCGGGGCGCCCGAGGACCCAGGGCCGGAGGCCGCCGAGCTGCTGGGCCGCCTGACGGCGCCGGCCGGACCGCGCAGCGCCAAGACCCGCCTGGCGGGCGACGAGGTGTTCTGGCACACCGTCGGCACACCGCCCCGCGAGTACGGGGTGCTGCTGGTGGGGCGCCCCGAACCGCTGGGCCTCACCGACCGCGCCGTGCTGCGCACCGCCACCGCCCTGCTCGACCTGGTCGCGCGCACCGCGCCCGCGCCGCCCCCGGTCCCCGGGGCGCTGATCGCCGCGCTGCTGCTGGACGGCGGGCCCGGCGGCGCGGCGGCGCCCCTGCTCTCCGAACTGGCCGGAGACCCGTCGGCGGACCGCTACCGGGTGCTGCGCGCCGCCCCGGCCGGGACCGGCCGGCCCGCCCCGCCGCCGCTGCCCACCGCCGTCGCGGGCGCCCTTCCGGACGGGACCCTGCGCGCCGTCCTGGCCGACCGGGGCGCCGACGCCCACCGGGCCGACCTGGACGGCCTCGCCCTGTACGGCTGGACCGGTGCGGTCGGCGACCCGGTGCCGCCCGGGGACCTGCCCGGGGCCGACCGCCGCGCGGCCGCGCTGCTGGACCGTGCCCGCGCCGCGGGCACGCCGCTGCTGTGGGAGGAGGGCACCGACCCCTTCGCGGAACTCCTGGACCCGGCCGCCGCCGACGCCCTCGCCCGCCGGGTGCTGGGGCCGCTGGCGGGACGGGACGACACCGCCCGGATGCTGCGCGGCACCCTGCGGGCCTGGCTGACCCGGCACGGCGGCTGGGACCGGGCCGCCGCCGACCTGGGCGTGCACCGCAACAGCGTCCGCTACCGGATCGGCCGGATCGAACGCGAACTGGGAGTGGACCTGGGCGACCCCGAGCAGCGGATGCGGCTGTGGTTCGCCCTCACCCGCCTGCCCGGCGGCTGA